A genome region from Cucurbita pepo subsp. pepo cultivar mu-cu-16 chromosome LG02, ASM280686v2, whole genome shotgun sequence includes the following:
- the LOC111788592 gene encoding putative BPI/LBP family protein At1g04970 isoform X1: protein MSDLDRQIEQLKNCEPLKEFEVKALCLKAIEILVEESNVQRVDAPVTICGDIHGQFYDLIELFKVGGDCPKSNYLFLGDFVDRGIYSVETFLLLLALKVRYPDRITLIRGNHESRQITQVYGFYDECLCKYDSVNVWKYCTDVFDYLSLSALIENKIFSVHGGLSPAVTTLDQIRTIDRKQEVPHEGAMCDLLWSDPEDIVDGWGLSPRGAGFLFGGSVVTSFNHTNNIDYICRAHQLVMEGFKWMFNNQIVTVWSAPNYCYRCGNVAAILQLDENLNKQFRVFGAAEQVDGMNIGLTLGLNQRNGTLGLSLSECGCNVEHISIHVHGGASWLYQGLVDAFEGKIESTVEDNISKKIGEGVVKLDSSLGSLPREISLAHVAVLNVTFVGSPVLSSSSIEFKIDGLFSPSKKTIVSSYNRGDTEDSSNGISRRENILDSASRVPFIYLRNETEGSVCNASAKMLEISLHESVLNSASQVIFEENYMHWIVDKIPDQHLLNTAAWKWIIPLLYRQYPDDDIVLNISASSPPSLRLRDQDIAASIYVDMIIEVVNNDEVIPVACISLEVTASFSPVILEKNLVGHVTLEDLSLSLKWSKIGRIHLYLIERTLVGLIKTVVVPFVDLYLLKGVPLPSFHGLALEDVEMAFNSSRIIMCSDVALSEGFRQLKASM from the exons atgtcTGACCTAGACCGCCAAATTGAGCAGTTGAAGAATTGCGAGCCGCTCAAGGAGTTTGAAGTTAAAGCTCTTTGTCTAAAGGCCATTGAAATCCTCGTCGAAGAGAGCAATGTTCAGAGGGTTGATGCCCCTGTTACT aTATGTGGAGACATCCATGGGCagttttatgatttgataGAGCTTTTTAAAGTAGGAGGCGATTGTCCAAAGAGCAACTACTTATTTCTTGGCGATTTTGTTGACAGAGGAATATACTCAGTTGAGACATTTCTACTATTACTTGCTCTGAAG GTTAGATATCCAGACCGGATAACTCTTATTAGAGGGAACCATGAAAGCCGTCAAATCACACAG GTTTATGGATTTTATGACGAGTGCCtttgcaaatatgactctgtGAATGTTTGGAAATACTGTACTGATGTTTTTGATTACTTAAG TCTCTCGGCTCTTATTGAAAACAAGATATTTAGTGTCCATGGTGGTCTCTCTCCAGCCGTAACAACATTAGATCAG aTCAGAACAATTGATAGGAAACAAGAAGTACCTCACGAGGGTGCCATGTGTGACCTTCTGTGGTCTGATCCTGAAGACATTGTAGATGGCTGGGGTTTGAGTCCTCGAGGAGCTGGTTTCCTGTTTGGTGGCAGTGTAGTGACTTCATTTAACCACACGAACAACATCGATTATATTTGTCGGGCTCATCAGCTGGTAATGGAAGGATTTAAATGGATGTTTAATAATCAGATAGTTACAGTCTGGTCAGCTCCTAATTATTGTTACAG ATGTGGTAATGTAGCTGCTATACTTCAACTGGATGAAAACCTTAATAAACAGTTTCGTGTCTTCGGTGCTGCTGAACAG GTTGATGGTATGAATATAGGCCTAACTCTGGGTTTAAATCAACGAAACGGAACTCTTGGGCTGTCTCTTTCAGAATGCGGATGCAATGTCGAACATATCTCCATACACGTGCACGGTGGCGCATCTTGGCTTTACCAAGG gTTGGTTGATGCTTTTGAAGGGAAAATAGAGTCAACAGTTGAAGATaatatttccaaaaaaattggagaaggggTAGTAAAGCTCGACTCGTCGTTGGGGTCACTTCCACGAGAAATCTCGCTAGCTCATGTTGCGGTTCTAAACGTCACTTTTGTGGGGAGCCCTGTGTTGTCCTCTTCTTccattgaattcaaaattgatGGTTTATTCAGCCCTTCTAAGAAGACAATAGTTTCTAGCTATAACCGAGGCGATACCGAAGATTCCAGCAATGGAATATCTCGACGTGAAAATATTCTCGACTCAGCTTCTCGTGTTCCCTTTATA TATCTCCGTAATGAAACTGAAGGTTCTGTCTGCAATGCTTCAGCTAAGATGCTTGAGATCTCTCTACATGAAAGTGTCCTCAACTCTGCATCACAAGTTATCTTTGAA GAGAATTATATGCACTGGATCGTGGACAAAATTCCCGACCAGCACCTTTTGAACACTGCAGCATGGAAATGGATTATTCCTCTACTCTACAGGCAGTATCCAGATGACGATATTGTCCTGAATATCTCCGCCTCCTCTCCACCTTCCTTGAGACTGCGAGACCAAGATATCGCTGCCTCGATTTACGTCGACATGATTATCGAGGTTGTAAACAATGATGAAGTTATACCGGTTGCTTGCATTTCGTTG GAAGTTACTGCCTCTTTTTCTCCAGTAATCTTGGAGAAGAATTTGGTTGGTCATGTAACCTTGGAAGATCTTTCATTGTCTTTGAAATGGAGCAAGATTGGTCGTATTCATCTTTATCTAATTGAG AGGACCCTTGTGGGGTTGATCAAAACAGTCGTGGTACCGTTTGTCGACCTGTATCTCTTAAAAGGAGTCCCGTTGCCAAGTTTTCATGGATTAGCCCTCGAGGACGTCGAAATGGCTTTCAATTCTTCAAGGATCATCATGTGCAGCGATGTTGCCTTAAGTGAAGGGTTTAGGCAGCTAAAAGCATCGATGTGA
- the LOC111788884 gene encoding probable long-chain-alcohol O-fatty-acyltransferase 5, translated as MAADLYTLLKISAAVLASLLYSYFISTKLPKGLPRLLSLLPILSLYTLLPLPLSSLLLAGIVAFFITWLASFKLLLFCFDSGPLFTDPPLSFPLFVSIACFPIRIKQNQPDPDPQNPQKPTDPPLKTIDSPKLPLNLPAKGFLFAVLVAGDDFAQNLSPNAMLCFYCVSLYLFIDVVLGLSNTFVRWGFGIELEPPSNEPYLATSLRDFWGRRWNLLVSNTLRWSVFLPVRAAVSGVLGRRRAAVVAVFATFVVSGLMHELLFYYVTGAVPTWEVTGFFVLHGVCVVLEFWVKKALGENWRLHWAVAGPLTLAFVVITAAWLFFPPLLKTGAVAAVIGECKAAAGYVK; from the coding sequence ATGGCGGCGGATCTCTACACCTTACTCAAAATCTCCGCCGCCGTTCTTGCCTCTTTACTCTACTCCTACTTCATCTCCACCAAGCTCCCCAAAGGTCTCCCAAggcttctctctctcctcccaatcctctctctctacaccctcctccctctccctctctcctccCTCCTCCTCGCCGGAATCGTCGCCTTCTTCATCACCTGGCTCGCCTCCTTCAAGCTCCTTCTGTTCTGCTTCGATTCCGGCCCTCTATTTACCGACCCACCATTGTCATTCCCTCTGTTCGTCTCAATCGCTTGTTTCCCGATCAGAATCAAGCAAAATCAGCCCGACCCAGATCCTCAAAATCCTCAAAAACCCACGGATCCACCGTTGAAGACCATCGATTCCCCCAAATTGCCGCTCAATCTGCCGGCGAAGGGGTTTCTCTTCGCCGTCTTGGTCGCCGGCGATGATTTCGCCCAAAATCTGTCCCCGAATGCTATGCTCTGTTTTTACTGTGTGTCTCTGTATTTGTTTATTGATGTTGTTTTGGGTCTGTCTAATACGTTTGTGAGATGGGGTTTTGGAATCGAGCTCGAACCGCCGTCGAACGAGCCGTATTTGGCGACGTCGCTCCGGGATTTTTGGGGGAGGAGATGGAATTTGTTGGTTTCGAATACTTTAAGATGGTCTGTATTTTTGCCGGTTAGGGCCGCCGTGAGCGGCGTTTTGGGGCGGCGACGGGCAGCGGTTGTGGCAGTGTTTGCGACGTTTGTGGTGTCGGGGCTGATGCATGAGCTGCTGTTTTACTATGTCACCGGAGCGGTTCCGACTTGGGAGGTTACTGGGTTTTTTGTGCTTCATGGGGTTTGTGTGGTGCTGGAATTTTGGGTGAAGAAGGCTTTGGGAGAAAATTGGCGGCTTCATTGGGCGGTTGCCGGGCCGTTGACGTTGGCGTTTGTGGTGATCACCGCCGCGTGGTTGTTCTTTCCGCCGCTGTTGAAGACTGGTGCGGTGGCCGCAGTTATCGGGGAATGTAAGGCGGCGGCGGGGTATGTGAAATGA
- the LOC111788592 gene encoding putative BPI/LBP family protein At1g04970 isoform X3 translates to MSDLDRQIEQLKNCEPLKEFEVKALCLKAIEILVEESNVQRICGDIHGQFYDLIELFKVGGDCPKSNYLFLGDFVDRGIYSVETFLLLLALKVRYPDRITLIRGNHESRQITQVYGFYDECLCKYDSVNVWKYCTDVFDYLSLSALIENKIFSVHGGLSPAVTTLDQIRTIDRKQEVPHEGAMCDLLWSDPEDIVDGWGLSPRGAGFLFGGSVVTSFNHTNNIDYICRAHQLVMEGFKWMFNNQIVTVWSAPNYCYRCGNVAAILQLDENLNKQFRVFGAAEQVDGMNIGLTLGLNQRNGTLGLSLSECGCNVEHISIHVHGGASWLYQGLVDAFEGKIESTVEDNISKKIGEGVVKLDSSLGSLPREISLAHVAVLNVTFVGSPVLSSSSIEFKIDGLFSPSKKTIVSSYNRGDTEDSSNGISRRENILDSASRVPFIYLRNETEGSVCNASAKMLEISLHESVLNSASQVIFEENYMHWIVDKIPDQHLLNTAAWKWIIPLLYRQYPDDDIVLNISASSPPSLRLRDQDIAASIYVDMIIEVVNNDEVIPVACISLEVTASFSPVILEKNLVGHVTLEDLSLSLKWSKIGRIHLYLIERTLVGLIKTVVVPFVDLYLLKGVPLPSFHGLALEDVEMAFNSSRIIMCSDVALSEGFRQLKASM, encoded by the exons atgtcTGACCTAGACCGCCAAATTGAGCAGTTGAAGAATTGCGAGCCGCTCAAGGAGTTTGAAGTTAAAGCTCTTTGTCTAAAGGCCATTGAAATCCTCGTCGAAGAGAGCAATGTTCAGAGG aTATGTGGAGACATCCATGGGCagttttatgatttgataGAGCTTTTTAAAGTAGGAGGCGATTGTCCAAAGAGCAACTACTTATTTCTTGGCGATTTTGTTGACAGAGGAATATACTCAGTTGAGACATTTCTACTATTACTTGCTCTGAAG GTTAGATATCCAGACCGGATAACTCTTATTAGAGGGAACCATGAAAGCCGTCAAATCACACAG GTTTATGGATTTTATGACGAGTGCCtttgcaaatatgactctgtGAATGTTTGGAAATACTGTACTGATGTTTTTGATTACTTAAG TCTCTCGGCTCTTATTGAAAACAAGATATTTAGTGTCCATGGTGGTCTCTCTCCAGCCGTAACAACATTAGATCAG aTCAGAACAATTGATAGGAAACAAGAAGTACCTCACGAGGGTGCCATGTGTGACCTTCTGTGGTCTGATCCTGAAGACATTGTAGATGGCTGGGGTTTGAGTCCTCGAGGAGCTGGTTTCCTGTTTGGTGGCAGTGTAGTGACTTCATTTAACCACACGAACAACATCGATTATATTTGTCGGGCTCATCAGCTGGTAATGGAAGGATTTAAATGGATGTTTAATAATCAGATAGTTACAGTCTGGTCAGCTCCTAATTATTGTTACAG ATGTGGTAATGTAGCTGCTATACTTCAACTGGATGAAAACCTTAATAAACAGTTTCGTGTCTTCGGTGCTGCTGAACAG GTTGATGGTATGAATATAGGCCTAACTCTGGGTTTAAATCAACGAAACGGAACTCTTGGGCTGTCTCTTTCAGAATGCGGATGCAATGTCGAACATATCTCCATACACGTGCACGGTGGCGCATCTTGGCTTTACCAAGG gTTGGTTGATGCTTTTGAAGGGAAAATAGAGTCAACAGTTGAAGATaatatttccaaaaaaattggagaaggggTAGTAAAGCTCGACTCGTCGTTGGGGTCACTTCCACGAGAAATCTCGCTAGCTCATGTTGCGGTTCTAAACGTCACTTTTGTGGGGAGCCCTGTGTTGTCCTCTTCTTccattgaattcaaaattgatGGTTTATTCAGCCCTTCTAAGAAGACAATAGTTTCTAGCTATAACCGAGGCGATACCGAAGATTCCAGCAATGGAATATCTCGACGTGAAAATATTCTCGACTCAGCTTCTCGTGTTCCCTTTATA TATCTCCGTAATGAAACTGAAGGTTCTGTCTGCAATGCTTCAGCTAAGATGCTTGAGATCTCTCTACATGAAAGTGTCCTCAACTCTGCATCACAAGTTATCTTTGAA GAGAATTATATGCACTGGATCGTGGACAAAATTCCCGACCAGCACCTTTTGAACACTGCAGCATGGAAATGGATTATTCCTCTACTCTACAGGCAGTATCCAGATGACGATATTGTCCTGAATATCTCCGCCTCCTCTCCACCTTCCTTGAGACTGCGAGACCAAGATATCGCTGCCTCGATTTACGTCGACATGATTATCGAGGTTGTAAACAATGATGAAGTTATACCGGTTGCTTGCATTTCGTTG GAAGTTACTGCCTCTTTTTCTCCAGTAATCTTGGAGAAGAATTTGGTTGGTCATGTAACCTTGGAAGATCTTTCATTGTCTTTGAAATGGAGCAAGATTGGTCGTATTCATCTTTATCTAATTGAG AGGACCCTTGTGGGGTTGATCAAAACAGTCGTGGTACCGTTTGTCGACCTGTATCTCTTAAAAGGAGTCCCGTTGCCAAGTTTTCATGGATTAGCCCTCGAGGACGTCGAAATGGCTTTCAATTCTTCAAGGATCATCATGTGCAGCGATGTTGCCTTAAGTGAAGGGTTTAGGCAGCTAAAAGCATCGATGTGA
- the LOC111788593 gene encoding putative BPI/LBP family protein At3g20270 isoform X2, producing MGSVLKFVVFSLLLASASSHINSSDEGFISMVVSQKGLNFIKDFLIDKAISSIIPLRLPNIEKTVNIALIGKVHMGLSDIIIGSIEVESSDIRIGETGVNIVVTKATANMSMKWQYTYNTWLFEISDKGDASVQRSSRR from the exons ATGGGTTCCGTTTTGAAGTTCGTCGTGTTTTCGCTTCTATTAGCTTCTGCCTCTTCCCATATCAATTCCAGCGATGAGGGTTTCATTTCGATGGTCGTATCTCAAAAGGGTCTTAACTTCATCAAGGATTTCTTGATAGACAAGGCAATTTCCTCCATCATTCCCCTTCGTTTGCCCAATATTGAGAAGACTGTCAATATTGCTCTTATCGGCAAAGTTCATATGGGTCTTTCCGATATAATCATTGGCAGCATCGAGGTCGAATCGTCGGATATTCGGATCGGTGAGACGGGTGTCAACATAGTTGTCACGAAAGCCACTGCTAATATGAGTATGAAATGGCAATATACGTACAACACTTGGTTGTTCGAAATTTCTGATAAAGGAGACGCCTCTGTTCAG AGGTCTTCCCGACGCTAA
- the LOC111788593 gene encoding putative BPI/LBP family protein At3g20270 isoform X1, whose amino-acid sequence MGSVLKFVVFSLLLASASSHINSSDEGFISMVVSQKGLNFIKDFLIDKAISSIIPLRLPNIEKTVNIALIGKVHMGLSDIIIGSIEVESSDIRIGETGVNIVVTKATANMSMKWQYTYNTWLFEISDKGDASVQVWWINQTFLEGLLNIVGRESHID is encoded by the exons ATGGGTTCCGTTTTGAAGTTCGTCGTGTTTTCGCTTCTATTAGCTTCTGCCTCTTCCCATATCAATTCCAGCGATGAGGGTTTCATTTCGATGGTCGTATCTCAAAAGGGTCTTAACTTCATCAAGGATTTCTTGATAGACAAGGCAATTTCCTCCATCATTCCCCTTCGTTTGCCCAATATTGAGAAGACTGTCAATATTGCTCTTATCGGCAAAGTTCATATGGGTCTTTCCGATATAATCATTGGCAGCATCGAGGTCGAATCGTCGGATATTCGGATCGGTGAGACGGGTGTCAACATAGTTGTCACGAAAGCCACTGCTAATATGAGTATGAAATGGCAATATACGTACAACACTTGGTTGTTCGAAATTTCTGATAAAGGAGACGCCTCTGTTCAG gtgtggtggattaatcaaacattcttagAAGGATTGTTGAATATTGTTGgaagggagtcccacattgactaa
- the LOC111788592 gene encoding serine/threonine-protein phosphatase PP-X isozyme 2-like isoform X4, producing MSDLDRQIEQLKNCEPLKEFEVKALCLKAIEILVEESNVQRVDAPVTICGDIHGQFYDLIELFKVGGDCPKSNYLFLGDFVDRGIYSVETFLLLLALKVRYPDRITLIRGNHESRQITQVYGFYDECLCKYDSVNVWKYCTDVFDYLSLSALIENKIFSVHGGLSPAVTTLDQIRTIDRKQEVPHEGAMCDLLWSDPEDIVDGWGLSPRGAGFLFGGSVVTSFNHTNNIDYICRAHQLVMEGFKWMFNNQIVTVWSAPNYCYRCGNVAAILQLDENLNKQFRVFGAAEQESIGNPVKKPAPDYFL from the exons atgtcTGACCTAGACCGCCAAATTGAGCAGTTGAAGAATTGCGAGCCGCTCAAGGAGTTTGAAGTTAAAGCTCTTTGTCTAAAGGCCATTGAAATCCTCGTCGAAGAGAGCAATGTTCAGAGGGTTGATGCCCCTGTTACT aTATGTGGAGACATCCATGGGCagttttatgatttgataGAGCTTTTTAAAGTAGGAGGCGATTGTCCAAAGAGCAACTACTTATTTCTTGGCGATTTTGTTGACAGAGGAATATACTCAGTTGAGACATTTCTACTATTACTTGCTCTGAAG GTTAGATATCCAGACCGGATAACTCTTATTAGAGGGAACCATGAAAGCCGTCAAATCACACAG GTTTATGGATTTTATGACGAGTGCCtttgcaaatatgactctgtGAATGTTTGGAAATACTGTACTGATGTTTTTGATTACTTAAG TCTCTCGGCTCTTATTGAAAACAAGATATTTAGTGTCCATGGTGGTCTCTCTCCAGCCGTAACAACATTAGATCAG aTCAGAACAATTGATAGGAAACAAGAAGTACCTCACGAGGGTGCCATGTGTGACCTTCTGTGGTCTGATCCTGAAGACATTGTAGATGGCTGGGGTTTGAGTCCTCGAGGAGCTGGTTTCCTGTTTGGTGGCAGTGTAGTGACTTCATTTAACCACACGAACAACATCGATTATATTTGTCGGGCTCATCAGCTGGTAATGGAAGGATTTAAATGGATGTTTAATAATCAGATAGTTACAGTCTGGTCAGCTCCTAATTATTGTTACAG ATGTGGTAATGTAGCTGCTATACTTCAACTGGATGAAAACCTTAATAAACAGTTTCGTGTCTTCGGTGCTGCTGAACAG GAATCAATAGGAAATCCGGTCAAGAAACCTGCACCAGACTACTTCCTTTGA
- the LOC111788592 gene encoding putative BPI/LBP family protein At1g04970 isoform X2 produces the protein MSDLDRQIEQLKNCEPLKEFEVKALCLKAIEILVEESNVQRVDAPVTICGDIHGQFYDLIELFKVGGDCPKSNYLFLGDFVDRGIYSVETFLLLLALKVRYPDRITLIRGNHESRQITQVYGFYDECLCKYDSVNVWKYCTDVFDYLSLSALIENKIFSVHGGLSPAVTTLDQIRTIDRKQEVPHEGAMCDLLWSDPEDIVDGWGLSPRGAGFLFGGSVVTSFNHTNNIDYICRAHQLVMEGFKWMFNNQIVTVWSAPNYCYRCGNVAAILQLDENLNKQFRVFGAAEQVDGMNIGLTLGLNQRNGTLGLSLSECGCNVEHISIHVHGGASWLYQGLVDAFEGKIESTVEDNISKKIGEGVVKLDSSLGSLPREISLAHVAVLNVTFVGSPVLSSSSIEFKIDGLFSPSKKTIVSSYNRGDTEDSSNGISRRENILDSASRVPFIYLRNETEGSVCNASAKMLEISLHESVLNSASQVIFENYMHWIVDKIPDQHLLNTAAWKWIIPLLYRQYPDDDIVLNISASSPPSLRLRDQDIAASIYVDMIIEVVNNDEVIPVACISLEVTASFSPVILEKNLVGHVTLEDLSLSLKWSKIGRIHLYLIERTLVGLIKTVVVPFVDLYLLKGVPLPSFHGLALEDVEMAFNSSRIIMCSDVALSEGFRQLKASM, from the exons atgtcTGACCTAGACCGCCAAATTGAGCAGTTGAAGAATTGCGAGCCGCTCAAGGAGTTTGAAGTTAAAGCTCTTTGTCTAAAGGCCATTGAAATCCTCGTCGAAGAGAGCAATGTTCAGAGGGTTGATGCCCCTGTTACT aTATGTGGAGACATCCATGGGCagttttatgatttgataGAGCTTTTTAAAGTAGGAGGCGATTGTCCAAAGAGCAACTACTTATTTCTTGGCGATTTTGTTGACAGAGGAATATACTCAGTTGAGACATTTCTACTATTACTTGCTCTGAAG GTTAGATATCCAGACCGGATAACTCTTATTAGAGGGAACCATGAAAGCCGTCAAATCACACAG GTTTATGGATTTTATGACGAGTGCCtttgcaaatatgactctgtGAATGTTTGGAAATACTGTACTGATGTTTTTGATTACTTAAG TCTCTCGGCTCTTATTGAAAACAAGATATTTAGTGTCCATGGTGGTCTCTCTCCAGCCGTAACAACATTAGATCAG aTCAGAACAATTGATAGGAAACAAGAAGTACCTCACGAGGGTGCCATGTGTGACCTTCTGTGGTCTGATCCTGAAGACATTGTAGATGGCTGGGGTTTGAGTCCTCGAGGAGCTGGTTTCCTGTTTGGTGGCAGTGTAGTGACTTCATTTAACCACACGAACAACATCGATTATATTTGTCGGGCTCATCAGCTGGTAATGGAAGGATTTAAATGGATGTTTAATAATCAGATAGTTACAGTCTGGTCAGCTCCTAATTATTGTTACAG ATGTGGTAATGTAGCTGCTATACTTCAACTGGATGAAAACCTTAATAAACAGTTTCGTGTCTTCGGTGCTGCTGAACAG GTTGATGGTATGAATATAGGCCTAACTCTGGGTTTAAATCAACGAAACGGAACTCTTGGGCTGTCTCTTTCAGAATGCGGATGCAATGTCGAACATATCTCCATACACGTGCACGGTGGCGCATCTTGGCTTTACCAAGG gTTGGTTGATGCTTTTGAAGGGAAAATAGAGTCAACAGTTGAAGATaatatttccaaaaaaattggagaaggggTAGTAAAGCTCGACTCGTCGTTGGGGTCACTTCCACGAGAAATCTCGCTAGCTCATGTTGCGGTTCTAAACGTCACTTTTGTGGGGAGCCCTGTGTTGTCCTCTTCTTccattgaattcaaaattgatGGTTTATTCAGCCCTTCTAAGAAGACAATAGTTTCTAGCTATAACCGAGGCGATACCGAAGATTCCAGCAATGGAATATCTCGACGTGAAAATATTCTCGACTCAGCTTCTCGTGTTCCCTTTATA TATCTCCGTAATGAAACTGAAGGTTCTGTCTGCAATGCTTCAGCTAAGATGCTTGAGATCTCTCTACATGAAAGTGTCCTCAACTCTGCATCACAAGTTATCTTTGAA AATTATATGCACTGGATCGTGGACAAAATTCCCGACCAGCACCTTTTGAACACTGCAGCATGGAAATGGATTATTCCTCTACTCTACAGGCAGTATCCAGATGACGATATTGTCCTGAATATCTCCGCCTCCTCTCCACCTTCCTTGAGACTGCGAGACCAAGATATCGCTGCCTCGATTTACGTCGACATGATTATCGAGGTTGTAAACAATGATGAAGTTATACCGGTTGCTTGCATTTCGTTG GAAGTTACTGCCTCTTTTTCTCCAGTAATCTTGGAGAAGAATTTGGTTGGTCATGTAACCTTGGAAGATCTTTCATTGTCTTTGAAATGGAGCAAGATTGGTCGTATTCATCTTTATCTAATTGAG AGGACCCTTGTGGGGTTGATCAAAACAGTCGTGGTACCGTTTGTCGACCTGTATCTCTTAAAAGGAGTCCCGTTGCCAAGTTTTCATGGATTAGCCCTCGAGGACGTCGAAATGGCTTTCAATTCTTCAAGGATCATCATGTGCAGCGATGTTGCCTTAAGTGAAGGGTTTAGGCAGCTAAAAGCATCGATGTGA
- the LOC111788593 gene encoding putative BPI/LBP family protein At3g20270 isoform X3, whose amino-acid sequence MGSVLKFVVFSLLLASASSHINSSDEGFISMVVSQKGLNFIKDFLIDKAISSIIPLRLPNIEKTVNIALIGKVHMGLSDIIIGSIEVESSDIRIGETGVNIVVTKATANMSMKWQYTYNTWLFEISDKGDASVQET is encoded by the exons ATGGGTTCCGTTTTGAAGTTCGTCGTGTTTTCGCTTCTATTAGCTTCTGCCTCTTCCCATATCAATTCCAGCGATGAGGGTTTCATTTCGATGGTCGTATCTCAAAAGGGTCTTAACTTCATCAAGGATTTCTTGATAGACAAGGCAATTTCCTCCATCATTCCCCTTCGTTTGCCCAATATTGAGAAGACTGTCAATATTGCTCTTATCGGCAAAGTTCATATGGGTCTTTCCGATATAATCATTGGCAGCATCGAGGTCGAATCGTCGGATATTCGGATCGGTGAGACGGGTGTCAACATAGTTGTCACGAAAGCCACTGCTAATATGAGTATGAAATGGCAATATACGTACAACACTTGGTTGTTCGAAATTTCTGATAAAGGAGACGCCTCTGTTCAG GAAACATAA
- the LOC111786139 gene encoding V-type proton ATPase subunit e1-like, with product MGFLVTSLIFAVIGVIACFCSLICCNRGASTNLFHLTLITTATICCWMMWAIVYLAQMKPLIVPILNDSE from the exons ATGGGATTCTTGGTGACGTCCCTGATTTTCGCTGTGATTGGAGTCATCGCATGTTTTTGCTCTCTAATTTGCTGTAACAGAGGAGCTTCGACTAATTT GTTTCACCTTACTTTGATAACTACTGCAACAATATGCTGCTGGATGAT GTGGGCAATTGTATATCTTGCACAAATGAAGCCACTCATTGTTCCAATTCTGAATGACTCGGAGTGA
- the LOC111789300 gene encoding syntaxin-51-like → MAYTLESWTKEYNEALKLSEEINGMISERNSLAASGPEAQRHASAIRRKITILGTRLDTLQTQLPKLQGKQPIPEKEMNRRRDMIANLRSKANQMASALNMSNFANRDSLLGPEIKPADVMNRTAGLDNQGLVGFQRQIMREQDEGLEKLEGTIISTKHIALAVNEELTLHTRLIDDLDEHVDVTDSRLRRVQKRLAILNKRTKGGCTCMSMILSVVGIVVLAAVIWLLIKYL, encoded by the exons ATGGCGTATACTTTGGAGTCATGGACGAAGGAATACAATGAAGCTTTGAAACTCTCTGAAGAGATCAATGGCATGATTTCTGAGAGAAATTCACTTGCTGCGTCTGGCCCGGAAGCTCAACGTCACGCTTCGGCCATACGCAGGAAGATCACGATATTGGGTACCAGACTTGATACCTTGCAGACTCAGTTACCCAAGCTTCAAGGAAAGCAACCAAT ACCAGAGAAAGAGATGAACCGTCGCAGGGACATGAtagcaaatttgagatcaaaAGCTAACCAGATGGCTTCAGCTTTGAACATGTCGAACTTTGCGAACCGTGATAGCTTACTTGGTCCAGAAATAAAGCCAGCTGATGTTATGAACAGAACAGCAGGCTTGGACAACCAGGGCCTAGTTGGTTTTCAACGACAAATCATGAGAG AGCAAGATGAAGGTCTCGAGAAACTGGAAGGGACTATAATTAGCACAAAACATATTGCATTGGCTGTCAATGAAGAACTTACCCTTCACACGAGACTTATT GATGATTTAGATGAACACGTTGATGTTACAGATTCACGATTACGG CGAGTGCAGAAGAGGCTGGCAATATTGAACAAGCGGACCAAGGGTGGTTGCACTTGCATGTCGATGATTTTATCGGTTGTCGGGATCGTCGTTCTTGCTGCTGTTATATGGCTACTCATCAAGTATTTGTAA